The DNA window CCACTCACCGAGGTCGGTGATCCAGCCGCCGACGGTGGGCCAGATCAGACCGAAGGCCACCGCGACGAGGATCGAGGCCACGGCCGTGACGATGGGGACGAACCGGCGGCCGCCGAAGAAGCCCAGCCATGTGGGGAGTTTGATCTTGTGGTACCGCTGCCACAGCAGCGCGGCGACGATACCGATGACGATACCGCCGATGACGTCCGTGGGGTTCTTGGCGCCGAGGCTTAACCCTCCCACGTCCTCGTCGGCTATGGTGACGGAGGCACCGACCTCGCCCCCGCGTTCGCTGAACAGGAGCTTGGTTACCTGGTCGAAGATCAGGTAACCCACGACGGCGGCGAGCGCGGTCGACCCGTCGGCGCGTTTGGCGAAGCCGATGGCGACCCCCACCGCGAACAGCAGGGGAAGGTTGTCCAGGATCGCCGTGCCCGCGCCGCCGATCACGTCGGCGACGGGTTGCATCCAGCCCATGCCGGCCCAGGAGGCCATCCCCTCCCCGCCGAGGAGGTCGGGCTGGCCCAGGCGCATGAGCAGGGCGGCTGCTGGCAGGACGGCGATGGGCATCATCAGGCTGCGCCCGATGCGCTGTAGTACCCCGAGGATCGCCGATGACTTTTTCGGTGCGGCGGGGAGGCCGCCGTCTGCGGTTGATGCGGAACTCACCGCTGGTCCTCCCGTGTGTCGTAGACGGATGCGGATGCTGCACGGTTGTGCCGACGACGGGCTATACCTGGCCGGCCCGCCGGGGATCGAGCTGGGAGTGGAGCTGGTAGCGGTCCGCCCGGTAGGTGGACAGTGCCAGTTCGACGCACTTCCCGTTGCTGAAACTGAGTCGCTGCATGGACAGCACCGGGCTGCCGTGGGACAGCCCGAGTAGCTTGGCGTCCGTGGGGTCGCAGATTCCGGCCTCGATGGTCTGCTCGCCGGCGTCCAGCAGCAGGCCGAACTCCTCTTCCAGGATCTGGTAGAGGGAACGGCGGGACAGGGAGTACTGGTCGAGGTCGGGGACGACGGAGACCGGAATGTTCGACCGTTCGATGGCCATGGGCTCGTTGTCCGCGGTGCGGAGCCGCTCGATGTGGTGCACCAGGGACCCTGGTTCGATGCCCATCACCTGGGCGGTGTGGCTGCTGACCGGACCCACCCGGCGGGACAGGTCGCGCGCCCCGGGTTCGTAGCCCCGGGCGCGCATGTCCTCGGTGAAGGACGCCAGGGCCAGGGACATCTCGATCTTCGGCCGGGCGACGAAGGTGCCCTTGCCGGGTACGCGGTACAGCTTTCCCTCGGACACCAGCAGATCGAGAGTCTGCCGCACGGTCATGCGGGACAGCCCGTACCGATCACCGAGCTCCCGTTCGGACGGTATGGGTTCGTCGACGGGAAGCCGTGCTTCGGTGATCCAGTCGAGCAGGAGTTCCCGAAGCTGGGAGTACTTCGGTACGGGGCTTGCCGAGTCTATCGCCATGTGGTGGTGCCTGTTCGTCCATGCGACATTCTGATATGACTGGTATAGGCCGGACTAGACCACAATAGGCTAAAGTGTGTCAATATTTGCACCGGGCACACGGATTAACACGCCGGTATCTCGGCGCTTGCGCTGCTCAGGTCGAACTCTGGGTGGTACCGGGACCGATGGGAAGAAGTTCTGATGGCAACCACAACGAGCGTCATGCGTTCGGAAATCGCGGACCAGTCGGAAGCGCTGCGCGCCACCGTGGACGCGCTGCTCCCGCTGACTCCGGAAATCGCGCGCCTGGCACGAGAGACCCGACAGGTCCTCTTCATCGCCCGCGGCTCCTCCGACAACGCCGCCGTGTACGGGAGCTACCTGCTGCAGGCCCACGCCGGGAGGCTGGCGACACTGGCGTCGCCCTCCATAGCGACCACCTACGGGGCCAAGGTCGACCTTTCCGGTGTACTCGCGGTCGCCATATCCCAGTCCGGCCGCACCGAGGAGATCGTCGACACCATGCGCTGGGCGGCCGACTGCGGCGCGCGTACCGTCGGCGTCACCAACAAGGCCGGATCCCCCCTGACAGAGGCCGCTGACGTGGCGCTGGTCACACAGGCCGGAACCGAGGTGGCGGTACCCGCCACCAAGACCTACACCACCCAGCTGGCCGCGCTGGCCGTGCTCGCCCTCGGGCTGGGGGCGGAACTGGAGCCGGACGAGCTGCGCAGGGTCCCCGAGGCCATCGACGGGGTACTGGCCCAGCCCACCGACCAGCTCGACACGATCGTGGAACGCCTCGTCGGAGTGCACGGCGCGGTGGTATCGGGCCGGGGGATGGCCTTCTCCACCGCCCTGGAGGGGGCGCTGAAGCTCAAGGAGGCCTGCTACCTGCACGCGATGGGCCTGTCCTACGCTGACCTGCTGCACGGTCCGATAGCGGTGGTGGACCGGGATACGCCGGCGCTGATCGTGGCCGCCGAGTCCAGCCCGACCCTGTCCGGAACCGTGGAGCTGGCCCGGCGCGTTACCTCCGCGGGGGCGCCGGCCTACGGGATCGGGGGCGGCGACGCCCTGGCGCAGGCGTGCGACGTGTCCGTGCCCGGACCCGACCTGCCGGAGTGGCTGGCACCGATCGGTCTGATCCTGCCGGCGCAACTCATCACCGAACAGCTCGCGCGGCGGCTCGGCTACAACCCGGACACCCCCCGTGGCCTGGGCAAGGTAACCCAGACATCCTAGGCGTCCCGCGCGCGGGCGCTTAGGCTCTGCTGTGATCCCGAAGGTTTCCACCCGCGGGCGGAAGCGCCCCGTTCGACTCTGGAGGTAGTAATGGCCGACAAAGCCGCCGCCATCGTGTCCGGTCTGGGAGGCGCGGACAACATCGAGGACATCGAGGCCTGCATCACCCGGCTGCGCACCGAGGTCAGCGACGCCGGCAAGGTCGACGAGCCCGCGCTGAAAGCCGCCGGCGCCCACGGGGTGCTCGTCTCCGGCAACGTCGTCCAGGTCGTGGTGGGCCCGGAGGCCGACCAGCTGACCGACGACATCAACGACCTGATCGACTGACACACGTCACCGGGCGCGGGCCGGAGGCGGCCCGCGCCCCCTGCCCGAGGAGGTTTACCCGTGCTGAAAGTGCTCTCGCCCGTCCCGGGCAGGGCCGTAGGACTGTCCGAGGTCCCCGACCCCGTCTTCGCGCAGGGCATGGTGGGGCCGGGGACAGCGGTCCAACCGACGAACGAGCCCCACGAGGCACTCGCGCCCATCACCGGAACGATCGTCAAGCTGCACCCGCACGCCTTCGCCGTGGCCGACGACGAGGGGCGGGGAGTGCTCGCGCACCTCGGCATCGACACGGTCAAGCTGGAGGGCCAGGGGTTCGAGAAACTCGCCACCGAAGGGGAGCGGATCGAGGCGGGGACGCCGCTGGTGCGCTGGAACCCCGCCGACGTGGCGGCGCGCGAACTGTCCCCCATCGTTCCCGTCGTGGCGCTCGACGTGGCCAGCGACGTCATCTCCCGGGCCGTGACCGGGGAAGTAGCGGCCGGCGACGTACTGTTCCAGTGGGCGTGAGATTGCTCGACGACAACCGCCCACGCGCCGCACTGTTCGACCTGGACGGCACCCTGATCAACAGCGAGCCCCGCTCGCTGGCGGTATGGTCCCGACTGCTGGGAAGCTACGGCGTCGACTGTGACGAGA is part of the Haloactinospora alba genome and encodes:
- a CDS encoding PTS sugar transporter subunit IIA encodes the protein MLKVLSPVPGRAVGLSEVPDPVFAQGMVGPGTAVQPTNEPHEALAPITGTIVKLHPHAFAVADDEGRGVLAHLGIDTVKLEGQGFEKLATEGERIEAGTPLVRWNPADVAARELSPIVPVVALDVASDVISRAVTGEVAAGDVLFQWA
- a CDS encoding GntR family transcriptional regulator, with the protein product MAIDSASPVPKYSQLRELLLDWITEARLPVDEPIPSERELGDRYGLSRMTVRQTLDLLVSEGKLYRVPGKGTFVARPKIEMSLALASFTEDMRARGYEPGARDLSRRVGPVSSHTAQVMGIEPGSLVHHIERLRTADNEPMAIERSNIPVSVVPDLDQYSLSRRSLYQILEEEFGLLLDAGEQTIEAGICDPTDAKLLGLSHGSPVLSMQRLSFSNGKCVELALSTYRADRYQLHSQLDPRRAGQV
- a CDS encoding SIS domain-containing protein is translated as MATTTSVMRSEIADQSEALRATVDALLPLTPEIARLARETRQVLFIARGSSDNAAVYGSYLLQAHAGRLATLASPSIATTYGAKVDLSGVLAVAISQSGRTEEIVDTMRWAADCGARTVGVTNKAGSPLTEAADVALVTQAGTEVAVPATKTYTTQLAALAVLALGLGAELEPDELRRVPEAIDGVLAQPTDQLDTIVERLVGVHGAVVSGRGMAFSTALEGALKLKEACYLHAMGLSYADLLHGPIAVVDRDTPALIVAAESSPTLSGTVELARRVTSAGAPAYGIGGGDALAQACDVSVPGPDLPEWLAPIGLILPAQLITEQLARRLGYNPDTPRGLGKVTQTS